In Polyangia bacterium, a single genomic region encodes these proteins:
- a CDS encoding sigma-54 dependent transcriptional regulator gives MIADDEANARIALVKLLRGERYAVESAADGFKALGKLEEFAPDVVLTDLMMPGMNGIELLSRVREHDPETAVIIMTAYGVVETAVGAMRAGACDYLTKPINMGELSAVLEREMEQRRIRTDTKQLRARLVERNPFENLVGNAVLMQAVFKTIAQIARARASVLITGESGTGKELVAAAIHERSPRNKGPFVKLHCAALAESLLESELFGYERGAFTGAQARREGRFFRADGGTLFLDEIGEISPAVQVKLLRFLQEREFERVGGSETISVDVRVIAATNRNLTQMVAAGKFREDLFYRLNVINLVMPALRERPSDVPLLAVHFLHKYTAENDKAIGGFSADALELLTNYHWPGNVRELENVVERGVVVANGPEITLADLPPNLVPARSRRAVEIPGATMEEIERYAITKTLESTGGATGAAADILNISVRKINYKLQEYQSAPKSARRSVSDRDPESG, from the coding sequence TTGATCGCCGACGATGAGGCCAATGCGCGCATCGCGCTGGTCAAACTGCTCCGCGGCGAACGGTATGCCGTCGAGTCCGCGGCCGACGGATTCAAGGCTCTGGGCAAGCTGGAGGAGTTTGCCCCCGACGTGGTGCTGACCGATCTCATGATGCCGGGGATGAACGGCATCGAGCTTCTCTCTCGGGTGCGCGAGCACGACCCCGAGACTGCCGTCATCATCATGACTGCCTACGGTGTCGTCGAGACAGCGGTCGGCGCCATGCGGGCCGGCGCCTGCGATTACCTGACCAAGCCCATCAACATGGGCGAGCTGTCGGCGGTCCTGGAGCGCGAGATGGAGCAGCGCCGGATCCGCACCGATACCAAACAGTTGCGGGCGCGCTTGGTGGAACGCAATCCGTTCGAGAATCTGGTGGGCAATGCCGTCCTGATGCAAGCGGTGTTCAAGACCATCGCCCAGATCGCTCGCGCCCGCGCCAGCGTCCTGATTACCGGCGAGTCTGGCACCGGCAAGGAGCTGGTCGCCGCCGCAATCCACGAGCGGAGCCCGCGCAACAAGGGGCCTTTCGTCAAGCTGCACTGTGCGGCGCTGGCCGAGTCGCTGCTGGAGAGTGAGCTTTTCGGATACGAGCGGGGAGCCTTCACCGGCGCGCAGGCCCGGCGCGAAGGCCGTTTCTTTCGGGCCGACGGCGGGACGCTGTTCCTCGACGAGATTGGCGAGATTTCGCCGGCGGTGCAGGTCAAGCTGCTGCGGTTTTTGCAGGAGCGCGAGTTCGAGCGGGTGGGCGGCAGCGAGACCATCAGCGTCGATGTCCGGGTCATTGCAGCGACCAATCGCAACCTCACGCAAATGGTTGCCGCCGGCAAGTTCAGGGAGGACCTCTTCTACCGGTTGAACGTGATCAACCTGGTCATGCCCGCACTGCGTGAGCGGCCATCGGATGTTCCGCTGCTGGCCGTCCACTTCCTGCACAAGTACACCGCGGAGAACGACAAGGCGATCGGTGGTTTCTCCGCCGACGCATTGGAACTCCTGACGAACTACCACTGGCCGGGCAACGTGCGCGAGCTCGAGAACGTGGTCGAGCGCGGCGTGGTCGTGGCGAACGGCCCGGAGATCACGCTCGCCGATCTGCCTCCCAATCTGGTCCCCGCCAGGAGCCGGCGCGCCGTCGAGATCCCAGGCGCCACCATGGAGGAGATCGAGCGTTACGCCATCACCAAGACCCTCGAGTCGACCGGCGGGGCGACCGGCGCCGCCGCCGACATCCTCAACATCAGTGTCCGGAAGATCAATTACAAGCTGCAGGAGTACCAAAGTGCTCCGAAGTCGGCCCGCCGATCCGTCTCTGACCGCGATCCTGAGTCAGGCTAG